The genomic window TCCCGGACCCCCAGATCATTCCTTGAGTGATACTTCCCGGATGGGCAATAGCCATACCGCCAATGGCCTTCATGGGCTGGACGGGGAAGGGAGTTTTGAAGTACTGCCCCACGAAAATTTTGAAAACCCCGAAAGCCACTAAGATGCCCAAGGGGTCCATCTTGTTCAAGGTGATGTAAGCGGCCACAAAGGGTATAAAGGTACCCAGGTCCCCGAAGGCCCCGGCCAATTCCATTCGATTATATTCGTTTCCTAATATTCGCATAGTGAATAGCTCTCTGCATTCAGCGATCCGCCGTAGGGGCGGGGTGACCCCGCCCCTACATGGTCGCGGGTCCCTGGAAGGTGAACGCTCTCTTTATTTTTTAAAAGCGCCTTTAAACTTACTCGCCACAGATTGGTCTAAACCTTTTCGAAAAGCATCATACTGATTTAAGAGTCGTTTTCCCTGAGAGGTCACTTGGGCACCTCCTCCCTCTTTTCCACCCACCTGGGTTTCCACCAACTTGATTCCGGAGCGCTTTTCCATCTTCTGAATGATCCCCCAGGCGTGGCGGTAGGACATTCCGTACTTTTCTGCGGCCTTCTGGATCGATCCCAGCTCATCGATCATTTTCAGGAGACCGACCTTGCCGTTTCCGGCGATCACTTCACCGTCTTTTTCCAGCCACATCTTGTATTTAATTTCCATATCGCCTCCTGATCTAAAAAATAAACGATATGTTCTTATAAACCGATCGGTAAGAATTGTCAAGAAAAAGATAAGGCCTGGGGTTGGCAAGGGAAGAAGATAAAGGTGAACGATTAAAACCGTGGGGCGGGTCGGGGGAAATAATTCTCTTGACCCAGAACAGGCCTTCGCCTTATATATGTTTAAAATCTATAGAGGATGCAGGGATGTGCCGGAAAAGAGATTGCGGCGGGACCGATTGCAACTGCCCCGGAGGGAAGACTGAACGGTTTATTCAACCCTGTCTTCTCCTGGCTTTGCGCAATCACCCCTCTTATGGGTACGAACTTCTGGAAAAAATCCTCGAGTTCGGATTTCTCGACGGTCCAGCCGACCCGGGAATGATCTACCGGCATTTAAGGAAATTGGAAGAGGAAGGCTATGTGTCCTCCACCTGGGACACTTCCGGAACCGGCCCTGCCCGGCGTTATTACCGCCTCACCCGGGAAGGGGAAGAGCTGCTCCGGAACTGGATCCCTTTCATGGAGAGAAATCTGAAAAGTCTGGAAAAATTTTTAAGCCTGTTCCGCCAATCGACTCCAGCAAAAGGAGGGAAAAAATAATGTGCTGCGCAGAAAAAAATTCTGGCTGTCAATGTCCCGATGAATTAAAAGGGAAACCAGAAGAATGTACCCCTGAGCAAATCAAGGAATGCCATGGGATAACCGGCGATCACCCCTGTCTGGTTAAAGAGGAGAAGAAGTAGGGGCAATTCATGAATTGCCCCTGCAGTTCTTTCGTAAATGGGTTTGGATAAACATAGAAAATCCGGTTCCCTGCCGTCAACGAACCCGCCAAATTCAAGAGCATGCGCATGCTTCCCTTGAACCTTCTTTTTAAACGTTTCTTCATAATCGGAGCCACGGCCTATGGCGGCCCGGCCATCGCCGGTCAGATGAAAAAGACCATCGTCAAGGAATGGGGCTGGATGAAGGAGCCGGAATTCATGCAGGGCCTGGCCCTCTGCCAGCTAATCCCGGGAGCCACCTTTGTCCAGCTCTCGACTTACATCGGGTACCGCCTCCGGGGAATTTGGGGGGCGCTCACCTGCGCGTTTGCCTTTGTCCTCCCCGCCTTTTTCCTTCTTTTGATCCTCTCCACCCTTTATTTCGGGCTGGGGAACCTCTGGTTCATCCAGGCCCTGTTTAAGGGGCTGGGGGCCATTGTGATGGCCATCGTCCTCAATGCTCTCATCAATTTTGGAAAACCCATCTTCAAAGATTGGAAAGGAGTCTTGATCGCGGCCTTTTCCTTTTTGGGCTTCCTTTTTCGCCTGAGCACGGTTTTGGTTTTTATCCTGGCGGCAGGAGCAGCCCTTCTCCTCCGGCCGGCGGTGGGCAAACCTACCCCTCCCTCCTCTCCTGCAGGCCCAAGATCAACTCCGCCAGTAAAGGGCGATTATCTTTTTCTTGGGGTGCTGGCCGCGCTGATTGTCGCTATTTTTGTGACTTGTTATTTCCTGAATGCTGAACTCTTTTCCCT from Deltaproteobacteria bacterium includes these protein-coding regions:
- the chrA gene encoding chromate efflux transporter; protein product: MLPLNLLFKRFFIIGATAYGGPAIAGQMKKTIVKEWGWMKEPEFMQGLALCQLIPGATFVQLSTYIGYRLRGIWGALTCAFAFVLPAFFLLLILSTLYFGLGNLWFIQALFKGLGAIVMAIVLNALINFGKPIFKDWKGVLIAAFSFLGFLFRLSTVLVFILAAGAALLLRPAVGKPTPPSSPAGPRSTPPVKGDYLFLGVLAALIVAIFVTCYFLNAELFSLSLTLSKTGALAFGGGFTIIPLIQYEVVDKFQWVTTKEFLDGIAMGQVTP
- a CDS encoding winged helix-turn-helix domain-containing protein, whose translation is MEIKYKMWLEKDGEVIAGNGKVGLLKMIDELGSIQKAAEKYGMSYRHAWGIIQKMEKRSGIKLVETQVGGKEGGGAQVTSQGKRLLNQYDAFRKGLDQSVASKFKGAFKK
- a CDS encoding helix-turn-helix transcriptional regulator — translated: MCRKRDCGGTDCNCPGGKTERFIQPCLLLALRNHPSYGYELLEKILEFGFLDGPADPGMIYRHLRKLEEEGYVSSTWDTSGTGPARRYYRLTREGEELLRNWIPFMERNLKSLEKFLSLFRQSTPAKGGKK